The genome window AAAGAGTTATCAATAATTACATACTTTGTCCTACTGTGGTTATTTATTCAGATATTTACTGAGGACCAAGTGTTCTGACTCATGGGGATAAATGTGCAAAGGAGAAGAGACAAGGTTGCTGTCCAGGAGGGTCTGTACTGTACGACTCCAGAGGGCGCCAGTCACAATGTATCTGTGTAGTCTATGTGCTTTATAGATGTATATTCTAgtagggaagaaataaaataaatatatgatatgAACTTAAGTAGTTGTAAATACCTTCAAGAAAAATACAGCAGAGTAAGGGAATGGAGAGTACTGAGAAtgctattttagaaaaagaatgaacaaagaaaGCTTCTCTAAAATAACACTTAAGCAGAGGTATGAATGAAGTGATGGATTGAGCAAATAAGTATCTGGAtaaaacattccaggcagaggaaacaagaAGTGCAAAAGCTCTAAAGTGAGAGCATATTAATATGATCAAGATAAGAAAGAGAAGAGTAGCTTCTGACAACCAGGAGCTGGCTTAGTACTATCAGTTAGGTCTTAATGTAGCTGTGTTGTTCGTTTGTTGAACATAAACAATTCCACAGAAGATCATTACACAAAACCACTCTGGGATGATAATAGATCAAGGCAAGAACTCGACCACTCCATAATCTTATCTCAGTCCAGACAAAAGACAAAACATTTTgtggtccaaaccacaaaaattacCAAACATTACCCTTTCCTGGCTAATGAGTAATTGCTGCTTCTTTACAATTATAGTTTTAGCTCCACTTTATTCTTCCCGCCTTTAGTACAAAAATTATTAAGCCAAATCATAGAATCTCTTGCTTCCACATAGCATCCAACCCACAACAAAGCCTTGCTTCCTAGAACCCTCCCCCAAATCACCCAACACAAGTCAAAATCCAATAAGTTCTTTTTAACACGTTTCCTGAAATGAAACACAATTCTCTCCCTACTTGCAATGAGTAATAAGACCCAGCTTTGTTCTATATATCCATTCCTGGTGATCTTTGGTCCAAGGACAATGGCTAAGTAATAGCAAGAAAACTATAGCATGGCAGAAggggaataaatgaagaaaagaacagCAGAAGATGAGGCAGGAGGGCTGGTAGTATGGTCaagattttagattttattccagGTATAATGGGAAGTCATTAGAGGGGTCAGAGCAGAAAAATGATACGatctaatcatttttaaaagaccatgTTGGCAATTTGTTTTCAAATTGATCAATAACTCTTCTGTTTTCCTATATTCCCAAAGTTAAATTgagtgctttttcttgtttgtagtGTTATCCTGGATCTTACCACCTGAATACACAATGATTCACAGTCAATGTTTATTAAACACTCACCACATGTACATGCTAAGGCCGtgcaactgctcgctatgacgttcactgaccaccagggggcatgtgtgcaAGGAAAATCTAGGCATATATATAATAGctttcaaacaataaaattacCTTAAAAGGATGTTTTCCCAATGATCATTTTTATATAGCATCATTATAAGTATCTattatattacatactagaggcctggtgaacaaattcgtgcatgagtgggatCCGGCTGGTTCGCCCCATGGGGGCCCATAGGGCTGGGCCAGCGGGGGATGGCGGGAGGAGCCgtaggcagttggctggctggcccctcccctgatcagggtgttgggggccgatcaggggcagggctggccgggggaagtggctgatcggggcctggatcaggctggttggctgctgcagtgcgcgtcatagccacgggtcattctggtcattctgctcttccggtcactgggcttttatatatatatagattacatatcctatataataaaagcctaatatgctaagtgtctgtctgttcaaccagtcaaagtgtaatatgctaatgatatgctaaggccgctcaactgctcgctatgatgtgcactgaccaccaccagggggcagacgctccaaccggtgggttagctttctgctggggtccggccgattgggactgagtgggACGGGCCAAACACGACTTGGAGCCATCCCgcggtcccttcccagctgggcaacctcccacatccctccctagccccaatcatgcactggtggggtccctcggcctggcctgtgccctcttgcaatccgggatccctcaggggatgttggagagctgcattcggcctgatcccgcaggccaggccgagggacgccactggtgcacaaattcgtgcactgggcctctagttatataacaCAATAGTTCCCAGAAAATAATAGACACTAAGAACTCAGGTGCTAGGACTAGGCTGACTAGTTGTGAATTCCAGctcctgtgtgactttgggtaaattacttaatctctttgtttctcagtttctttttctgtaatagGGTATtgttataaagaataaatgagttaatacatagaAGGTGCTTAAAAATAGCACTTGttacatagtaagtgctccatACATATTACCTGCTATTATGGTCATCATTATTCTATGATATGAGACTGACTAGTTTGTAGTATTATCTTGGTGGCTCAATTTATGATGCAAACCAGGTGAAATGTTGGCGAAAGATAGCAGCATTATCACAATGAATTCCCAGGTAAAGCATGAGTTCTATTAgtgatctttatatttttggcatGTAGCAACTGTGTATGGATAtattcagggtggggcaaagtaggattacagttgtgagtatgcaaaacaatttattcttgtattattatttattcattattgtattatattccataaaaactgtaaacctacttttgctccaccctgtatttctTTCCCTAAATCCATATCATGAGAACAAAGCCATAAGAATGCATACAGAAAATCCTATGGCTGgatcaagtcttttttttttaatcctcacctgaggatatgtttgttttttattgattctagagggagaggaagggagggagagagagagagagaaagcatggaTTAGGGAAAATTTTGACAAAAACTGGCATTAGTCCATGGACTAGCATAAGGAATAAATCTGCAGTGTGGTGGACCCaggaaatatgcatttttaacaagcccTTGGATGATTCTGATGCATGACCAAGCTTGAGAACCACCATCATAGTGTAGAAGagtaaattaaaaactaaaactaatCCATTTAAGTATAGGATTATGTGGCATATGCTATATATGATCTTTCATTCATATAAGTTTTATATCTGCCaattaaacttaagcttctttgAAAAGGGAAGTCTAATACTTGAGTATCCATTCACTCTCATCTCCCCAAACTGTACCTGAAATACTGACCTGAAAATACAAGCCTTAACTAaagacatattttatatttttattactttagcaCAGCTATAAATACATGCAGATTAATTTGCTTTCCATGGAATTTTACATAAAAGACAAAGTATTACTTGTAGAAAATACTTACTTTGTCAAACGAGCCTCCTTCACAGTTTTCTGCCAGATGTGTATTTTCTGTTCTCTATGACCCAGTGCTTTCTGATATGAAGATGGAAGACCCCCAGGTATCTCTGTTGTGTCCCCTTCCATTTCAAAGGgaataataaatacatagaatTCACAAGGTGGTAAGAGTCGGAAGACACTTGTGTCTCTGTTCTCTCTGCACACAATCATTGGATTATCCCAATAGTTAGGCACCGTAGCAAGGCCAGTTTTGGCCATATGGTCCTCCAGCATTGGGTAATGGGTATGAAAAGGGGCAAAAGTTACTGTGTGGTTCCCAGCGAGAATGAGTGGGCGTGTAGGTGTCAAAATGTGAAAGATGCAGCCTGTTGTAGAAGAGATGGACAAACGATGACAAACGGCAATGACTTTAATGTTGTCACAGCTGTGGAGGTGAAGAGCAGTCTGTACAGGGCCAAGAACAAAGGTACTATTTCTGCATTTCTCAATTGTCACagacctgaaaaataaaaaactgaggtAAATTCCTGTGAATGAGAATAaggtaaaaaatatttgaatacaaaATTATTCTCTGATGGTAAAAAAGAGTTCAATTCTAGtccaaagaaaatgtcaaaatatcaGAACACTATGAAGACTGTGCTTACCGTAAGGGAGAGAGCAGATATATAAAAGATTCGTTGCAACGATGAATCTTTACATGTGCCCCCACCAGAGTATCTGAGCTCTTGGCCAGTGTCTGCTTGTAAACCTGGCTCATCACCACCATGCGATGCATCCTAGGGGCCACATGAGTATTACAAGCAATCTTAGCTCTTTTGGTCATCCCTTCaactatttaagaaaaatataaatgagatagtttcaaatgaaagaaaaacatcaaccaTATGTTGTTATACATTTCTACATGTGTAATGTATATGTCTAAAATTAGATAcatataagattttaaaaatgttagatcTGAATATTGGGTAAAAAGGTGTTTGCTGTACTATTCTctgtacttttctgtatgtttgcagtatttaataaattaaaattttataaaaattttaaaacttataatcCATTCAAGATTGCCTAGATAGAGCTAAGATATTTTTCATGTCTACCCTTCAAATTAAGTAATGTGTCTAAGGTCATATACTAGTAGCTTTGGAGAGCTGAGCCAACTCAAATATCTTCTTCTCTAAGAGACCTTAATTTATCATCCCTACCCTTAAATAATCTCTTTAAATTGCCATAACACTAATACTGAACCTCTCCTAAGTTATTTACCATATCATTTCATGAATTCTTTTTTGGTTTATATCTTTACTCCCAATATCATACTGAAAACACATCTTCCTCTCAAACATAGTGCCTTGAACAAACTGACACTCAAAAAAATCTGTGCAGGTTGTCCTCCTAACACAGTCCTGCTATTATGGGACTGGCTTTTTAGACAGCACTTCCCTGCAAGCCATCAGGACACCCTTGTAAAGAATACTGGCTAAATGTGAAGTATgttattctttgtcttttaaaataattcttattacCTTATATTAGATAAATAATATGGTTGTtgtagaaaaattttaagtacaagtggcaaaaaaagataaaaattacttgTTAACCTACTATGTACCATgttaatatctacactaataaaagagaaacatacaaattaaccatcactctgctacaccaagccatgcccaccagccaatcaggagtgagtatgcaaattaacccaaccaagatggcagccagccatggagctggagcaagcaggaggcttgggttgccccggcaatggaggaagccaagcttcccacctgccctggctggccctggcccccactcaaggctacaaagtttcaattatagaagataaataaaccccaacaaaaatggtggcagccacggaacTGGAGCTAGccggaagcttgggttgcccccggtgatgaaagaagccaagcttcccgcccgccctggccggccttggcctccgctcaaggctacaaagtttcaattatagaagataaataaatcctagatacttgcttccagccgaccctggcctccactcaaggaggcgctggggaaaaaaaaaaaaaaaaggaggggctgggaccttgggtcgctgtggggtgatcaggccaggatgggacggcaggggccgttgggggtaagcagaccagcaggggggccagttgggggtgagcaggctgccagtgggggtcagttggaggtgatcaggacgggtgggggcagtttggagtgagcaggccagtggggagggaaagtgggggcaagcaggccagcagttgggggtgatcaggctggcaggggggcttttgggggtgagcaggccggcagcgggggcagtttggggcgagcaggccggcaggcagagtggttaggggcaatcaggcaggcaggcaggcgggcggctagagccagcagtcccggattgtgagagggatgtccgactgccgatttaggcccgatccctgtaaaccagcagtaggacatcctttgaggggtcccagattggagagggtgcaggctgggctgagggacaccctcccccccgtgcatgaatttcgtgcaccaggccactagtctatataataaaagcctaagcaaccgttacgatgcaacgaccagaacaactggtcgctatgatgtgcactgaccaccagggggttgatgctcaatgcaggagctgctccctggtggtcagtgtgttcccacaaggggagtgctgctcagtcagaagctgagctcatggctggcgagtgcagtggcagtggcaggagcctctcctgcctccacagcagcgctaaggagcagcgagccgagtggtaaggagcgaggggtcctggactgcgagagggcacaggctgggctgagggacaccctcctcccccagtgcatgaatttcgtgcaccaggcctctagtataatcctAAGAGgttagatatctttttttttctactagtCTCTactctaacatttaaaaatttatttgcacCTATATTCTTTCATCAACATTAAGAATTATGTAATATCTCTTATGTATTTATGGGAGACTTACATATCTGAGAGTCTCTGATCTCATACTAAAGCAATAGCTCAGTTGAATATAGAATTCTTAGATCACTGTTTTTGCTCCATGTTCTGTAGTTGTTGATCAACCATTGTTTACATTATACAAATTTGaaacaaaactgatttttttcttatatttgttgCACAGAacctattttctctttatctttaaaattcagAGATTATGAAAGTATATTCTAGgtgtttttttcattaattttgtctGACATTTGCCTGAATATAGGCACTTACTTCTCTTAAAACTTATACCTGGGCCCCA of Eptesicus fuscus isolate TK198812 chromosome 3, DD_ASM_mEF_20220401, whole genome shotgun sequence contains these proteins:
- the TBCCD1 gene encoding TBCC domain-containing protein 1 isoform X4; its protein translation is MLSVDTLQFLLFLYIQQLNKVSLRTSLIGEEWPSPRNRSQSPDLTEKSSCHNKNWNDYSHQTFVYDHLSDLLELLLDPEQLTASSHSTNSSLVSREAVVALSFLIEGAVRRTRKIYPLHELALWQPLHAESGFSKISKTFSFHKLEAWLRACLTGNPFGTSACLKSGKKLAWAHQVEGMTKRAKIACNTHVAPRMHRMVVMSQVYKQTLAKSSDTLVGAHVKIHRCNESFIYLLSPLRSVTIEKCRNSTFVLGPVQTALHLHSCDNIKVIAVCHRLSISSTTGCIFHILTPTRPLILAGNHTVTFAPFHTHYPMLEDHMAKTGLATVPNYWDNPMIVCRENRDTSVFRLLPPCEFYVFIIPFEMEGDTTEIPGGLPSSYQKALGHREQKIHIWQKTVKEARLTKDQRKQFQVLVENKFYEWLINTGHLQQLDSLVPPAAGSKQAAG